TGGCTGCGCGCGTGGCGGCTGCTGAGCCTGCTTTACACCTGCTGTTGCCTGGTCTTATTCTGCCGACTTGTTTTCTCCAAGCACGTAGCACCATTATTTCTCGATAAAATCTGAGCGGGTTCTTTTTAAGTCATCCATAGTTTACATCGAGGCAGGCTTGTGCTATACTGGGCGCAGGCAGGCCGGAGGTACTATGAACAAGCTCAGTGTTTTCACAGGTAACGCCAATCCCGTGCTGGCTGCTGCCATCTGCCGTCACCTGGGGATCGAGCTGGGAAAGGCCGAGGTCTTCCAATTCAGCAACGAAAACATTTTTGTGAAAATCAACGAAAACGTGCGTGGCCACGACGTTTTCGTCATTCAGCCTTTCAGCTCGCCGGTCAATCGCTCGATCATGGAGTTACTGATCATGATCGATGCTCTCAAGCGGGCCTCGGCGCAGCGCATTACAGCGGTCATTCCCTACTATGCCTATGGTCGCACCGATAAGAAGGATCAGCCGCGGGTCCCTATTACGGCCAGGCTCCTGGCTGATTGCATCACGGTGGCCGGGGCCCATCGCGTCTTGACCATGGATCTGCATGCTGGTCAGATCCAGGGGTTCTTCAATATCCCAGTCGATGAGCTGACGGCCCAGACCCTGCAGGCGCGCTATTTCCGGGCCAAGGGACTGGAGAACTTTACCGTGGTCTCTGCCGATGAAGGGTTCGCCAAGAAGGCCCGCCAACTGGCAGACCGCCTGAATGCGCCGCTGGCCATCGTCGAGAAGCGCCGTTTAGGCAATGACGGGGTGACAGAGGCCAAGAATGTGATCGGCAACGTGGAGGGGCGCCATGCCCTGATCGTCGATGAGGAGATCGATACAGCCAGCTCGATCACGCAGGCGGTGCGCGTCGTGCGTGAGCATGGCGCGCGCGAGGTCTATTGCTGTGCCTCACATGGCGTCTTCTCGGGGCCGGCGATCGAACGGCTGCGTGAGGCCGAGATTAAAGAGATCGTGGTGACGGATACAATCCCTCTGCCGGAGGAGAAACGTTTGCCCAATATGACGATTCTGTCGGTGGCGGAGCTGTTCGCTGGGGCGATCAGTCGTATCCATGAGAATCGCTCGGTGACGGAGCTGTTCCAGTAGAGGAAAAGAGGGAAGAGG
This genomic interval from Thermogemmatispora onikobensis contains the following:
- a CDS encoding ribose-phosphate diphosphokinase → MNKLSVFTGNANPVLAAAICRHLGIELGKAEVFQFSNENIFVKINENVRGHDVFVIQPFSSPVNRSIMELLIMIDALKRASAQRITAVIPYYAYGRTDKKDQPRVPITARLLADCITVAGAHRVLTMDLHAGQIQGFFNIPVDELTAQTLQARYFRAKGLENFTVVSADEGFAKKARQLADRLNAPLAIVEKRRLGNDGVTEAKNVIGNVEGRHALIVDEEIDTASSITQAVRVVREHGAREVYCCASHGVFSGPAIERLREAEIKEIVVTDTIPLPEEKRLPNMTILSVAELFAGAISRIHENRSVTELFQ